tttaaattcttAGTTTTGTATTTTATATTTGCTTGTTTGTGCTTCATTTATCTGGTCATTGTAATCAAAGTGATGCATGTGGATCCTAATTATCTTATTCTCAACTGTATTTGAATGTTTTGTATGTATCATTGAATATTGCAGTGACTTCTATTACTGATGCTAATTGGCAATCACTAGTCATTGAATCTGATACTGCTGTATTAGTTGAATTCTGGGCTCCATGGTGCGGTCCCTGCCGGATGATCCACCCAGTAATTGATGAATTGGCAAAGGAATACGCTGGTAAGCTCAAGTGTTACAAACTCAACACTGATGAGAGCCCTTCAACTGCTACCCGGTATGGGATTCGAAGTATCCCTACTGTCATTATCTTCAAGGATGGTGAGAAGAAAGATGCAGTTATCGGTGCTGTGCCTAAAACAACATTGATCTCAAGCATAGAAAAATTCTTGTGAGGTGGTAAAAGCAAAGAAGGCTTCATATTTATTAGCTTCCTGCCATTAAGCCTAAGTTTGGATTGTTTGCTTTCctaaataatcaattatggtCGGCCCTGTATAGTTATGGGATGTTATCATGTTTTCTGTTCTTTTAGATAAATATGGTTACCAATATGCTGTGTAAATTTGCCTTCATAGGACGTTGGAATCCATTTACATCTTTAGCATCCTTTTCCTTTCACTCTTAAGGTTATTCATTTGTATCACGATTtgacagttttggtccctcatagaatttattagcctacaaTGTCCCTTACATTTATTAATTGTTGCAGTTTTGGTTTTACGTCAACTTCCATCCAATTTTTGACGGtgttttattaaaaaatcaattaaaaaaaactagaaaccataaaattgttaattagaaaacataaaaatgtTCAAGTCatatttttaacttatttttgaattaaaattatcgttaaatattggatgaaagttgttaaaaaatcaaaactgcAACAGTTAGTAAACGTGAGGGACAATGTAGGCTGATAAATTCTTTGAGGGATCAGAAGTGTCAAATCATGATAAGTGAAGGAAGAAAATGCTATTAAGCCAAAACAAAATAGACAAATGCACCAAAATTGTGGAGTCTCATGGATGTAAGATGGTTTGTTCCTTAACTGCCTCTCGAAGTCTCTATTTTGTCAGTTTGTGGTTTTGAGAATTGTCTTTTACATCTTCAAATATTTTGTTTCCCATTTACTTGTCCGCACGGTTTGTTCATTATTAAGTTGCACGTGTACTCGTGGGGTGATACAGAGAAAGGGCATTGCAATTCGGTATGAATAGGAAATGTGCCAATTTGTAcgaatacagaaataaacatctaaaccaacttttttttttttcaaaacatcTAACAAACTTTTTTTAAAGTTTCCGGTATAAAATTAACCTGAAGCTGGCATGGAAGCCAAAATATTTGTCACTATAAGAGGTTCGGTTTGAGAAGGCACCTCCTTGATCTATACCATATTGGCGAAGATGAGGTTCCTTAGCCATAAAATTAGCAACCGCATTGTCATTACGGCGAACAAATACAAGAGAAGCAAGATCAAAAGTATTACATAAAGAAAGACACTCTCTAACAACAGAAACTAAATAAGAACGTCCATCCAGTGACTTCTTCTGAACTTTAATTAGAGTAGCACAAGAAATGGAGGGTGTGAATTGTGCCAACCAAAAACTGTTTTCCAAACGATATAAAGATTTACCATCTTCGTTGGTATCGTTTGGTGCAACGGAAATGTGTAAGCAGGAAAGTAGACAATGTACaccagtggactgggcgagcccccagGAGGGTCACGCCCAGGGGTGCTCGTCCCTTGGCGGTCGCCTAGATCTTAGGTTGGGCCTTCCCCACAAGGCCCAACCAGCCCATTAGAGTTAGTTACGCATCCAGGCCCAGCCCTTAGcttataaatagggagcggttaccacatGTGACAGGCTCTTGGCTCATTTAAGAAATACACACTTGatattcagttattttctctttttagaTTCTCTCTCTCAGAGCAATCCTCACACTCTAGGGGCTATAccctatctctatgttcttggctggaacatttggtgccgtctgtggggatcgaacccacgACCACGTGGTGAAACATGATAGATCAAAGAGAAGGAGCTACGCTCACCAACTGCCCGACGAAATCTTTGAACGATTTCTAGGTTCCAGCTTCGTATATGAGGGCGCAAAGATTGATTCAAACTTCTGTTTTCGCTTGCAATTTCTCTTCTACTGGTTTATTCTTTCTATACTCAACTTCCATCtgtttcatttaattttctcttaTCTGGTTTTTCGTTCTCTATACTGGTTTGGTGAAAAATCTGATAAACACTTGACTTAGGtaaacttatttaaatataGCTAGCCAAGTGGCTTGCTGCAAGTTTTCTTTAAAATATTTGGTTCCAATATCTAGTCCCAGCTTGCTTCTTAAATTGAAACACTGTCTCTACGTAATCTGCATGTGACTTGCCTGCTTTTCACCAGTTTTGCAGCAGATAATACTCTCAGGTCCTTGTCTTTGTCTGGTGATGTGTTCAAATATTTAATAACAAATGATAAATAAGTTGTTGTGGTTCCCTCTGGCTTAATTTCATGGATTGTGGCAGATTCCTAATATGCTTTCCTGGTTTAATTAACAAGTTTTATATCAATTCTTCTTGTTGCATAAGGAAAAATTAGAGAACTGTTGGTCTTTTTTGATCGGGTACAAATAAATTTTGATCATGTTATTTGTGTTTTAATGCATGACTTGTTTTATCTGTATTGCTTGGTGCCTTGGTCTTGGTTCTCCAACAACTGCATTATATCTTTGCTGATCATGCTTTGTGCTTTACATGAAATTGTTCCTGTTCATGATGCCTTTTGAGTTTTCACATTTTCAATAAGATTTCCTTTAGCACCATGGATGACTGCAATGTTTATGAAGTTATTTCAAGAGTCAAATTAATTTACTCCATTGTCAACCTTCTGATCCTGAGTGCAATATTTATCTGTGGTCAGATTAGACTAATTTGGCATTGTTAGAAAGTGATATTGATAATATCTGTTGATTATATTAGAGTATCTCTCTTGTTTTACTAGTGGTACTGCACTAGACCCGATTATCTGATATAATCGTCATATGTGGGTTCGCGCATATACTTGAAAACTCAGCATTTCATACATGGGAGCAGAATTCATGTTAGAAAATATACTTGAGACCTAATTCAGAGTTCATGTTTTAAATGGTGATCAAACTGTCTATAACAAAAATTTCTTTGCCTGTAAAATGCATCATTTTCTATAATTGAGATCAACAATGCATGTGAAAACAGGTAGGGGTTCTTCCTGATTTGTGTTTCTTTGAAGGGCAGTGGTGAATAAGCATTTGGGTCTGGATTTGCAAGATATGTAAATAGTTTTACTTAGGCTTTACTGTCTTTTTAGTGCCAATTAGCTAACTTCTTGTATGTGCTGAATTACATGTATTTTGGGTGCTCTTGAGGAGCATGGGATCGTGAATGTGACATTAAAGAAGGAGGGGAAGTGAACTTGCTATGCAAGATAATTCAATGACATGTACAGTGGATTGGATTAAGGGAAGATCCAAGGGGCGCAAAAGTGATTTAAGCTCATTACGTGGAGATGTGAGGgataaattaagataagttGCTTGAACTGATTTTGCTCTACATATTCTGACTGCAGTATTAATCTGAACCTAGTATGTGTAATCCATGGTGTTGACTAAATGGGCGAAAGATGTGAAGATTTTATAGTACTGTGAGACCCTAATCTTACTATTGTATCACTCATGTGAGTTAATGAATAAATGTGAAGTTTTTGGTGAAGTTTGAGTTACTTGCGAATCTGTCGGtgaccttgtgtgaatttttgagaggtcttaacGACCTAATCTTGAGAAGCTTTCTTCATAAGAGTTGTAGATCTCTCAGTCAGCTAAATTCTCTCGttggtttcatgtcattccgacATCTGTAGCCCGatatattcacgttttagtGAGCAGAGGTCTGGCTGTACAGTTCTTGCGTTTTTGCTAGAAGAAGGGGACTTTGTTTTGTCTTAATCCTTTTAATTAAgtgattaattatttaattgattGTTTAATTAAATCAGAGTTTGTGGGCTTAGGAAAAAATGAAAGGAATCACCTTTTGGGCTTAGG
This portion of the Lotus japonicus ecotype B-129 chromosome 3, LjGifu_v1.2 genome encodes:
- the LOC130743248 gene encoding uncharacterized protein LOC130743248, with product MATVQLQSLSLLPSSTLPSVTVSSPISASSSLSGRRSSARLLHYTSLKLRSVAGTRLTASKFAPRRGRVVCEAQNTAVEVTSITDANWQSLVIESDTAVLVEFWAPWCGPCRMIHPVIDELAKEYAGKLKCYKLNTDESPSTATRYGIRSIPTVIIFKDGEKKDAVIGAVPKTTLISSIEKFL